Below is a window of Dromiciops gliroides isolate mDroGli1 chromosome 5, mDroGli1.pri, whole genome shotgun sequence DNA.
TGGATTCCCTCTCCTTGGAGGCTTGATGACCATTCCTCACCTATGGTCTGTGCATTGGACTGGATGGCAgctgggtccttctgactctcagattttgtttccatgattttctcTCCCCTGCAGTGCCTGATCCATGGTAGGCACTTAGTAATTATTTGTGGAGCATGAATAAATGATCAGCAGGTCCGAGCTTGCCACAGCCCTCCCCCACATGCCACCAGGGCTTGGACTTTAACAAATGAGCTGCTGCATTTGGTGGCTCTCAGAGGCTGGGCTTCAAGGACAGTCTCCTGGACAGCTCCATGAAACTATCCATCTGGGGCATTTGTTCCACTGCAAAGCTGGGCACGGTTTCCTGTGTCCTGCCAAGCTTCGGTTCCAAGCCGTCTCTTGGAAACCTGATAAAGGCAAGGAGGAGTTTTTGCAAGAGAGATATTGGAGCTGATGGCAAAGGGACAGATCCAGGCTTTGGGAGGGGGCGGGGTGCAGGTGGGATGGGGCAGCATGATAAACCAGGAGGACCCTAGGCAACAAATCTGTGCTCTTAttcttactagttctgtgaccctgggaaagtaatttgatTTCTCTGAACCTCTCTCTATAATGATGTAATAATGATGCATGCTCCATGTAGCCcacaaggttattatgaggaaagcaGTCTATAAAGCATAAAGaattagggttttaaaaaatgctttctttttctttacatttttaattgATACCTTTGGTTTTGACATTGCCATATTTCCAAATATACCCACCACGCATTGCCCTACCCAAAGAGCAATCCTccacttgtaacaaagaaaaaagaggggagggggtgggaaggtggTTCAGCAAAACCAAGTAGCACATCAGCTGAGCCTGACAGTGTATGCTGTATTCCACACCCACAGTCCTCACCTTTGCAGAGAGGGAAGcacattttctaattttccctTCAGTaccaccccccttccccttttccttttattcacttGCACCTTTGATTCCATCAGCACAGGGTGCTCTCTCAATGCAGACAGAAGTGGAAGTCctctcctcaaagagcttacagtttaTCAGAGGGAAACAACACTTCAgtgtacaaatacatacaaattggggcagctaggtggcgcaatggataaagcaccggccgtggattcaggaggacctgagttcaaatccaacctcagacacttgacacttactagctgtgtgaccctgggcaagtcacttaaccctcattgcccagcaaaatatatatatatatatatatatacacacacacacacacacacacacacacacacattgacacAAAATATAGGATTTGGCACAGGGGCTGGGCTTGTGATTTTACTGATCTAAGGAACTCCCAGGTGGGGACATTGCCTCCACAAATGTAGGTTGGCAAGTCGGAGCCAGGATGGGTCAGAGGTTGGTGCTGAAGTATCTTCCTGACGTTCCGCCCAGTTCTCTCTCCAGGATACCACGCTGCCTCCCATGTAGCACTGAGAGAAATGTTCCTTACTAGGAGCCTGGAGAGTACCTGGAGATCTGGCTCATGGTGGGTTGGTTTCATGGGtaagtgaggccagctctctggacctcagttccccccccacacacacacacacacttttcttttcttttctttttttttttttttttttgcacgtggcaattggggttgagtgacttgcctagggtcacacagctagtaagtgttaagcgtctgaggccggatttgaactcaggtcctcctgaatccagggctggtgctctatccactgtgccacctagctgcaccacacactttaaaatgacaggattggactaaatgacctcagaggtcccttcctgCTGTTCCTGTGGTCtagttccttcttttccttttgtccgATGGGGAGAGCCCTGGCCACTACTCATCCTTGGAGGCTAGGGGTGATCAGACACTGTCTGCACCAGGCTTTGGAAGGTTGTGAAATCGTCCTGGTCAGGTCTTGTGTTTCTGGGGGAAAGAATCTTTCTGTTTGAAAAGGcccagggctgggctgggctgggctgcctCCCAGAATGAAGGCACGCCAAGGAAGACAGGAATTCCTGGCATGCCCTGACTCCCTTGCGCCATAGCGCCTGAATAGCAACGCTGGGGAGAGCGTCCCAGCTCACCACCTGCACTCTGCCACGTGGACCTCGGCTGCTCCAGCTCACTTGTTGGGGAGCCAGATGGTCGTTTTCTCCCAAAAGTCCTTCTTCCCGTAAAAAAGGAGAAGCAATTTAAGGAGGTCTGTGAATGAAAAGGGGCTCAGAGGGCAgggagaagacctgggttcaagtgtggCTTCCAAcagtgctggctgtgtgaccttgggcaagtcactggaaaTCTTCACTCTGAGTCTCCATGACCACTGGTCAGAAACAAGGCAGAGAGGACCACACTCAGTGGGCCTGTGGTCCTTTCTGAGTCCAAATGCTGGGATTGGGGTCTCTCTGAGGCTTTCCTTGAAGTTgctagagacagacagacagacagcagaggcagagacagagaggtcaTATGACATCTCTGCAAAGGACATTTAAATGGTGCAGAGCAGGAGAGTCTCCTTTTTAAGGGGCTGACTCAGCCCTCCTGCACTTAAATCCCATTCCCTGCAAGCTGTGACATCAgctcctgatgtcatggccctcttccagaatgaaggataaacagcagcagcagcaacaacaacaatattgaaaaGCGGGTGAGGGTTTGTTCTGTCAGGTCCTGAGATCTACTGAGAAGATGACAGGAAGGAGCCCCTCCCCTTCCACAGCACATTTTATTCTGCCTCAACCCTCCCCAGTGGGAGGTGGCTGGTGGCTGTGACAAGAGAGGAGGACACAAAGCCCACTGGCAGCGGCACTCGAGGCTTCAACCATTCCCCTGAggttattttgtttatttccaCAGACAGTCCCATTGTCTGTCCTCGGTGTGTGTGAGTGCGGAAGTGTGTGAACGACTGGGTAAGGATGTGTTTAAATGTGTTTGCATGTGTTTgaatatatgtgagtgtgtgtgtatgtatgtgtaagagAGTGTGTATatgtaagagagagaaaaagagaatgtgtATATGAGAGGGTGGgtgtgtgagagagggagagggagagagaaatggagggaggagagagaaaaaagtgtgtgtgtgtatgtaagagagagaaaaagaatgtgtgtatgagagggtgtgtgtgagagagagggagagggaaggaaggaggaagggagagggggagagagagggagaaggatggaggagaaagaaaagagtgtgtgtatgtaagagatagaaaaagaatgtGTATATGAGAGGGtgggtgtgagagagagagggagagggagagagaaggagggagggagatggaggagagagaaaagagtattgtgagagagggggagggagggagggagagagagaaaagaaagaaaagagggagagggaggagagagagaagagtgtgtgtgtgtgtgtgtgtgtgtgtgtgtgtgtgtgtgtgtgtgaatgcacCATCAGAGGGCCATCTGAATTGGGCTTTCTAACTCCTTTTTATTCCTGACTCTCCACCTCTTTATTCAGCCCCATAATGACAAGCAGGAGGGAGCGGATGATTGGGGAACTGCATAGAACTGGATTGTATAGTgactgtgtgtttgtgtgtctccGGCATTGCTGCTAGCTGAGAGAGCCTGCCTAGGCGTCCTCCCCCATCGGGCTCAGGATTGCTTCCTAAGATCTTGGAGGCCTCGTGGGGCCCTGGAAAGAGCCCTTGATCTGAAGCCCCACAGACCCCACCCCGGCCATGCTTGTTGCTTCctcttcccaggtctcagtttgctcatctttaaCATGATGGGGGTTGGGctggatggcctttgaggtccttgCCACCTTTGGATCTAAGGATCCTAGATGATGTCCCTCCATCTctgggtcctcagtttccccatctgtaaaataagaaggatgGCACTGGAtgccttctaaggtcccttctggctcctgATCTAGGCTCTTTTAAAGCCCCGTTGACAtttcacctcctccaggaagccttcgtGATCTCCGAGTGATAACACCTCCTCCACCCACCCTGACCTCAAATACTACAACCTACCACCTCCTGCTCTACTCTGCCCATatgatttttaatctttttttttttttttagtgaggcaattggggttaagtgacttgcccagggtcacacagctattaagtgttaagtgtctgaggccggatttgaactcaggtactcctgactccagggctggtgctctatccactgagccacctagctgcccccccatatgaTTTTGTACAAAAGAATTTTGCTGTGTGCCGCGCCCTCCACTGACCATGAGTTCTAGGAGGATGAGCTAACTGTCTTTTAGAAGCTTTGATAGGAGAAACATGCACGCAGACGTGTATAACACAATATGGGGCAGAACAGGGACAGAGGTCCAGACAAGATGCTCCTGGGAAGTTTGGGGAGAGACCGTTTTTcactgtgggggtggggaggaaatcaagaaaggccACAAGGAGGTGAACTGCGTCTTCTTGCCTCTGTTTTatattggggaaactgagtcccagacaCATGTGACCCAAGAAACCCCTTCTTCATCACTCTTTGCCCATCATGGGTGTGGGAATTTTAAGGCCCAGAGGACTATGAGCCTGGACAGGGCTGGGAAGGGGCTGGGCAGAGAAATCAGGGCCAGTCAGGGAACAGGATGTTTTCAGGGAAATGCTGACAGACAGTCCGTCGGCTTCACTTTCAACCTCCTTTGACTCGTGGTTTGATTAGCTGGGAAAGGAAAATGGGCCTGGGTCTCTCCAGAAGCCGCAAATGATCCTGAGTGGGCAGCTTTGGTGGGGCGCTGTGGAGGGACGCTTCTGGGAAGGGATGAGAAAACCCATTAGTCTCTGACAGCCTCAGAATGTAGATGCCAATGAGACTGGGGAGAAGGGGGTGGATGGGAGAGAATCTCTGGAGGGAGAATGGACTGGACAGGGCCAGCTGATTGGAGGGTGTATTTGTGGGTAGGGGAGGGCACCGCAGGAGCGAGAGGCAAAGGTGACTGAAGTGAAGTCACAGACCTAGTTTATAGCCGTGTGTCCCGAGGCAAACTGTGAGAAAGTTGTCAGCCTCTGCTGCCCGACCCATCTGCCCGGCCCCCTCTCCAGACCTCATGGTCAGGCCACTTGACCGGTTAAATCTGTGACCCGTCCTAGTCAGGAGGTGAAGTGAGGAGCattgctggagtcaggaagacctgagttcaaatcctgtctcagacacatacttgctgtatgactctgagcatTTAACgtctctcagcctgtttcttcatctgtaaaatggggataaatgatagcacccacctcccagcgctgttgtaaggctcaaattaGAGGATTTATGCCAAACATGTTGCAAACTTTGAATTGCTATGTAAATTCTAGGCGACACCATCATCGTcatcccaaggtcacaaagagggTATGTAGCagacccaggatttgaacccagaacctcaggtgattaaaaaacccaaatatgtataatatatataatattatttgtttgattaaatattttccaattacatgtaagattttttaacatttgttttgtaaaattttgagttccagattctctccctctctccagcccctcccacacCCTTGAGATGACAATAtctcaattatacatgtgaaatcctGCAAAAGttctttccatattagccatgttgtgaaagaaaacacaccaaaatgcaagaaaaacaaagtaaaacaagtcTGCTTCAAGCCGCATTCAGTGTCCATCAGCAGAACCTTAGATTCTAAACCCACTCTATCATGCCAGCCTCGTGAGATCTGTTTGGATCCAAATGCTCTATGATTGGTACCTTgaaggagtcagaggaccagctagaatataagctatttgagggcagggtctgtttcatttctgtctttttgttcCAAACACCaagcataataaaaaaataaaagcttcatTAGGCACAatgggtgcctaataaatgctgatGGTTACGAATCCCAACTCTCCCAtgtaggaccttgggcaagtcatttccccctaCCCTataggcctcattttccccatctataaaatgaggaggtaggaCTGGGTGGCTCCTAAGTTCCCCTCCAGTGGGAGAGCTTGGGTCCTTTGAGCCtgaccccccaccccagttctgTGCCAGCCAGGCCTTCTTGGAGCAGGGCCTGCCTGGATTGTGTTCCTAGACTCAGGGTGCGTTTCTCAAGGcttcctctctctgcctttgcctTCCCAGGCTTCCTGGCTCTGGAGGAGGCTGCGTGGGAAAAGGCGACCTCTCACCGGCTTTTGCTTCTTCCTGGCCCTGTCCATGGCAGCCCTCACCGGCTTCTCCCCAGGCCTCCCAGCCCACGACCCCGGGGCTCCTGCGGAGTCTCCTCAATGGGCCGGCCGACCCCTCAGGGGGGTGGGGGCCGTTCCTCCAGCCCCAAGCTCCAGTCAGGGTCAGGAGGTGGCAGCCATGGGCCCCTGGGAAGGATGGGCCTCCCTGAGGAACTCCAGTTTGGTCTGCAAGGACGATGGGGGCTCCAGAGGCAGCGCGGGCCCCGGCCGTCCCCATCCTGGTGAGTCCCAGACATCCCGGGGCCGGGCCAGGAGGGATGCTGTGGCTGCTGCTGCCGTCGCTGTCGCTCTGAGAGACCCCAGAGGCACGAGACACCTGGGCACGAGCAGGAAGGATGCCGGGGGCCCTTTGGCTTTGAAGCATGCCCGGCATGGTGACCGCTTCCCGGAGCTGCCCATCCAGAAGGTCTCTCCTGCTGCCTCTCCCGAAAGAAGCGTCATCCGGAGGGCTTTGCCAGCTGGGAGGCCCCTTATCACAGCCCTCCTTGGGGGCGTCAGACCTGCTCAGGGTTGGCCCACCCCACCTCATCCAGACGTTCAGGTGGTTGGAGCTGGGAAGGGGGACTGGGGTCCGAGGGACGAGGGGCGAGCTGGCAGCTCTGCCCAGGGCCGGACAGCTGGTTTGTGGCCAGGTTCTGCCGAAGAACTTCGGGGCTCTGTCTGGTGTGCCGCTGGGATGACTGGGAAGGATAGCCATAAAGGGGCGGGTGAAATCCCGCCGTGGTTCACAGAGGATGACGTGTGGAAGATGAGGCTGCTGGCCCAGGGAGAGGTGACCGGCACAGCGAGGGTCCCCGGGCATGGGCAGGTCCTCCGAGTCGGTCTCTCTAAGGACAATGTCCACGATGCCTTTCCCCCTGACCTCAGCCAGCAGTGCTCGGAGGGACTCTGTGGGCTGATCAAGCGGCCCAAGGACCTCTTTGAGGTCCTCTCCTTTCACCTGGACCGGGTGCTCGGCTTGTCCCGCAGTTTGCCCGTGGTAGCGAGACACTTTCACAGCCCCCTGCTGCCCTACCGCTTCACCAGGGGAGAGGCCCGTCCTGTGGTCTGGTGGGCCCCTGACATCTGGCACCTGAAGGACAGTGACAATGATCAGAACTCCTTTGCCCTGGGATGGCTGCAGTACCAGGCCCTGCTCCGGCTCCGCTGCGGCATGGCCGGCTCTGGGGCTCCGCTGGGG
It encodes the following:
- the GASK1A gene encoding Golgi-associated kinase 1A, with translation MACILPGKHELSAYCMSGTAASPKQGLETQPPTSFCPQRAAIPLGERTWGDVGSWQEEASIGSDERQGYQAGLTPLSSHEWNKMVQSLAQFLVHMTRFQKQHRPGYLGLFTEGGSAWVALGSIPTRGYPDKAEPAQASEPRRRAFPEGQLVFYLYSISGAQESQTLDVVLSLGSPSPQHIHPCGDGRPSLFKSRCRLNHAATSFQTGYLLASEKGERLNSNAGESVPAHHLHSATWTSAAPAHLLGSQMASWLWRRLRGKRRPLTGFCFFLALSMAALTGFSPGLPAHDPGAPAESPQWAGRPLRGVGAVPPAPSSSQGQEVAAMGPWEGWASLRNSSLVCKDDGGSRGSAGPGRPHPGESQTSRGRARRDAVAAAAVAVALRDPRGTRHLGTSRKDAGGPLALKHARHGDRFPELPIQKVSPAASPERSVIRRALPAGRPLITALLGGVRPAQGWPTPPHPDVQVVGAGKGDWGPRDEGRAGSSAQGRTAGLWPGSAEELRGSVWCAAGMTGKDSHKGAGEIPPWFTEDDVWKMRLLAQGEVTGTARVPGHGQVLRVGLSKDNVHDAFPPDLSQQCSEGLCGLIKRPKDLFEVLSFHLDRVLGLSRSLPVVARHFHSPLLPYRFTRGEARPVVWWAPDIWHLKDSDNDQNSFALGWLQYQALLRLRCGMAGSGAPLGEAPCLGIHHTEWARLALFDFLLQVHDRLDRYCCGFQPEPSDPCLEERLREKCRNPSELLLVHILVRESDPSRLVYIDNAGKPLHPETKLNFRLLEGIDGFPESAVNILASGCLENMLLKSLRMDPEFWESQGGLQGLKPLLQTIEGRGQILLEHIRDRNLTLFREEAQGGHRELLT